The Vitis riparia cultivar Riparia Gloire de Montpellier isolate 1030 chromosome 10, EGFV_Vit.rip_1.0, whole genome shotgun sequence genome includes a region encoding these proteins:
- the LOC117923917 gene encoding probable 3-ketoacyl-CoA synthase 21, producing the protein MGSSEFIFFVIHHFAVVVAAALVIIYLVHKRKAPIYLLDFTCYRPPASCRVPISMHRELVSLDTRFDPDSIAFQIKILERSGFSSETCVPPSFCEHPIRKSLSFALEEASLVIFSVVTDLFKKTNINPKSIDILVLNSSMFSPTPSLSAMVINKFRMRSNIRSFNLSGMGCSAGIVSVGLARDLLRVHRNSLALIVSTEVINLNWYTGKNRSMLLTNCLFRMGGAAILMSSQTQDMNKAKYVLQHLVRTNRAGDDQSYACVFQDMDLENNVGVSISKGIINVAGDALKANMASTGPLVLPFSEQFLYGLSIICRKIWRRSIYVPNFRRAFEHFCIHAGGRAVIEAMEKSLRLKKEDVEASSMTLYRFGNTSSSSIWYELSYLEAKGRMKKGDRVWQIAFGSGFKCNSAIWKCIHEVGVEPNVWSDRIHSYPIHVLDILKDD; encoded by the coding sequence ATGGGTTCCTCGGAATTCATTTTCTTCGTTATCCACCATTTCGCGGTTGTGGTAGCAGCAGCCTTGGTCATTATTTATCTTGTGCACAAAAGAAAAGCTCCCATCTACTTACTGGACTTCACTTGTTATCGGCCACCGGCTTCTTGTCGCGTACCTATCTCCATGCACCGCGAACTTGTGTCTCTTGACACCCGATTTGACCCTGACAGCATTGCTTTCCAGATCAAGATCCTGGAGAGATCAGGATTCAGCAGCGAAACATGTGTTCCTCCATCTTTCTGTGAACATCCCATAAGAAAGTCACTCTCATTCGCCCTAGAAGAGGCCTCATTGGTGATCTTCTCAGTTGTTACCGACCTGTTCAAGAAAACAAACATTAACCCGAAATCCATAGACATTTTGGTATTGAATAGCAGTATGTTTTCTCCTACGCCCTCTCTCAGTGCAATGGTGATAAACAAGTTCAGAATGAGAAGCAACATCAGGAGTTTTAATCTTTCTGGCATGGGGTGCAGTGCAGGAATTGTCTCGGTTGGTTTAGCAAGAGACTTGTTGAGAGTTCATCGCAATTCCTTGGCACTAATTGTGAGCACGGAGGTCATAAATCTGAATTGGTACACTGGAAAGAACCGATCCATGTTGCTGACAAACTGTCTCTTCCGGATGGGAGGTGCGGCCATACTAATGTCCAGCCAAACCCAAGATATGAACAAGGCAAAGTACGTGCTACAACACCTCGTCCGAACAAACAGGGCAGGTGATGATCAGTCCTATGCTTGTGTGTTTCAGGACATGGACCTGGAAAACAACGTTGGAGTATCAATATCAAAGGGCATAATAAATGTGGCTGGAGATGCTCTCAAGGCCAATATGGCCTCCACTGGACCACTGGTGCTGCCATTTTCTGAGCAATTCTTGTATGGTTTGTCCATCATTTGCCGGAAGATATGGAGGAGAAGCATCTACGTTCCAAACTTCAGGCGGGCTTTTGAACATTTTTGCATACATGCAGGCGGAAGAGCTGTGATCGAGGCAATGGAGAAAAGCCTGAGATTGAAGAAAGAGGATGTTGAGGCCTCTAGCATGACTCTGTACAGGTTTGGAAACACGTCCTCTTCTTCCATCTGGTACGAGCTTTCTTACCTGGAAGCCAAAGGGAGGATGAAAAAGGGAGACAGGGTTTGGCAGATTGCATTTGGAAGTGGCTTCAAGTGCAATAGCGCTATTTGGAAATGCATTCATGAGGTAGGGGTTGAGCCGAACGTATGGAGCGACAGGATACACTCATATCCCATACATGTGCTCGATATTCTCAAAGACGATTGA
- the LOC117923441 gene encoding eukaryotic translation initiation factor 2 subunit gamma-like, producing MSRRGLMEQDLSKLDVTTLHPLSPEVISRQATINIGTIGHVAHGKSTVVKAISGVQTVRFKNELERNITIKLGYANAKIYKCEDERCPRPMCYKAYGSGKEDSPLCDVPGFENCRMKLLRHVSFVDCPGHDILMATMLNGAAIMDGALLLIAANESCPQPQTAEHLAAVEIMRLQHIIILQNKVDLIQENVAINQHEAIQKFIQGTVADGAPVVPISAQLKYNIDVVCEYIVKKIPIPERDFTSPPNMIVIRSFDVNKPGFEVDEIRGGVAGGSILRGVLKVNQFIEVRPGIVVKDENGNIKCTPIYSRIVSLYAEQNELQFAVPGGLIGVGTTMDPTLTRADRLVGQVLGEVGSLPDVFVELEVNFFLLRRLIGVRTKGTEKQGKVSKLTKGEILMLNIGSMSTGARVLAVRNDLAKLQLTSPVCTSRGEKIALSRRVEKHWRLIGWGQIQAGTTLDVPPSPI from the exons ATGTCTCGAAGAGGGTTGATGGAGCAGGATTTGAGCAAGCTGGATGTGACAACACTACATCCGCTCTCACCTGAAGTTATTTCTCGTCAGGCTACTATAAATATCG GCACAATTGGTCATGTGGCTCATGGGAAGTCCACAGTTGTAAAAGCTATATCTGGTGTtcag ACTGTTCGTTTTAAAAATGAGCTGGAGCGCAACATTACTATCAAACTTGGATATGCAAATGCCAAGATATACAAATGTGAAGATGAACGGTGCCCTCGACCCATGTGCTACAA GGCCTATGGAAGTGGAAAGGAAGATAGTCCTCTCTGTGATGTGCCTGGGTTTGAAAACTGCAGGATGAAGTTGCTACGACATGTGTCCTTTGTAGATTGCCCG GGGCATGATATTCTCATGGCTACAATGCTTAATGGAGCGGCAATTATGGATGGGGCATTACTTCTTATAGCTGCCAATGAAAGCTGTCCACAGCCGCAAACTGCTGAGCATCTGGCTGCTGTTGAAATAATGCGTCTTCAGCATATTATAATCCTTCAAAATAAAGTTGATCTCATTCAGGAAAATGTAGCCATCAACCAGCATGAAGCAATTCAGAAATTTATTCAG GGAACTGTTGCAGATGGTGCACCAGTAGTACCAATTTCTGCGCAGCTGAAGTATAATATTGATGTTGTGTGTGAATATATTGTGAAAAAGATCCCCATTCCAGAGAGAGACTTTACTTCACCACCAAATATGATTGTGATTCGGTCATTTGATGTCAATAAGCCTGGGTTTGAGGTTGATGAGATAAGAGGTGGTGTTGCTGGTGGAAGCATTCTCAGG GGTGTTTTGAAAGTGAATCAGTTTATTGAGGTTCGTCCTGGGATTGTTGTTAAAGATGAGAATGGGAACATCAAATGCACACCGATATATTCTAGGATAGTCTCATTGTATGCTGAACAAAATGAGCTGCAATTTGCTGTGCCAGGAGGCCTCATTGGGGTTGGCACAACCATGGACCCCACTTTAACACGAGCTGATCGCCTGGTGGGGCAAGTTCTTGGAGAGGTTGGATCACTCCCTGATGTTTTTGTTGAACTGGAG GTAAACTTCTTCCTGCTGCGACGGCTTATTGGTGTAAGGACTAAGGGAACAGAAAAGCAGGGAAAGGTTTCAAAGCTGACTAAGGGAGAGATCCTCATGTTGAATATTGGGTCCATGTCTACAGGTGCTCGAGTCCTTGCTGTTAGGAATGATTTGGCAAAGTTGCAACTCACATCTCCTGTGTGCACCAGCAGAGGGGAGAAGATTGCACTTAGTCGGAGAGTTGAGAAGCATTGGCGTCTGATTGGATGGGGCCAAATTCAAGCTGGAACCACTCTCGATGTCCCACCCAGCCCCATTTGA